In the genome of Campylobacter concisus, the window ACTTCCTAGCTATAAAGAGGGCTTTCCAAGAACGGTTTTAGAGGCGATGAGCATGGCTAAAGCAGTCGTTGCAAGTGACGTGACAGGCTGCAATGAAGCTGTAAAAGATGGTTACAACGGACTTTTATGCAAGGTAAAAGACGCAAATGACTTAGCAGAAAAGGTCAAAATTTTGCTTGATGATGAGGAGCTTTGCGCTAAGCTTGGACAAAATGGCAGGGACTGGGCAGTAAGCGAGTTTGACGAGAAGCAAATCGCAAAAAGATATATAGAAATTTATAGGAAATTTATAGATGTATAGAAATTTTTTAAAGAGGGCGGTTGATATTTTGGGGGCTTTGTTTTTGCTTATTTTAACATCGCCCATCATCATAGCAACGGCGATCTTTACCTACTTTAAAGTAAGCCGCGACGTCATTTTCACTCAGGCAAGACCAGGTCTTAATGAGAAAATTTTTAAAATTTATAAATTTAAGACGATGAGTGACGAGCGTGACGCAAACGGCGAGCTCTTGCCAGATGAACAGCGTCTTGGTAAATTTGGCAAGCTGATCCGCTCACTTAGCCTCGATGAGCTGCCACAGCTATTTAACGTGCTAAAGGGTGATATGAGCTTCATTGGGCCAAGGCCGCTTTTGGTCGAGTATCTACCCATTTACAACGAAATGCAAAAGCACCGCCACGACGTGCGCCCTGGTATCACAGGCCTAGCACAGGTAAATGGTAGAAACGCCATAAGCTGGGAGAAAAAATTTGAGTACGACGTCTATTACGCTAAGAATTTAAGCTTTATGCTTGACGTAAAGATTGCCTTACAGACTATCGAAAAGGTGCTAAAACGAAGTGGCGTAAGCAAAGAGGGGCAGGCAACGACGGAGAAATTTAATGGCAAAAACTAAGAAAATTTACATCTACGGAGCGAGTGGTCATGGCCTTGTAGTCGCTGATATCGCTAGAAATAATGGCTATGACGAGATAGTTTTTTTGGATGATGCTAGTGAGTTTAAATTTAGCCCAGAGCTTGAAAAAGCTGATATCATAATAGCCATTGGCGAAAACAAAACAAGGCAAAAAATCAGCCAAAGGGTAGAGTCCGCTGGCTTTGAGATAGTAACTTTGATCCATAAAAGCGCAGTTGTGAGCCAGAGTGCCGTGATAGAAAAAGGTGTGGTCGTCATGCCAAATGCCGTGATAAACGCAAAAGCTTGCATAAAAGAAGGCGCTATCATAAACTCTGGCGCGGTGATAGAGCATGAGTGTGTGATAGGTAAATTTGCTCACATCAGCCCAAACACAGCCCTTGCTGGAAATGTGAGCGTGGGAGAATTTACGCATGTTGGCATTGGCTCAAGTGTCATTCAAGGTATAAGCATCGGTGGCAACTGCATCATCGGCGCTGGA includes:
- a CDS encoding UDP-galactose phosphate transferase — its product is MYRNFLKRAVDILGALFLLILTSPIIIATAIFTYFKVSRDVIFTQARPGLNEKIFKIYKFKTMSDERDANGELLPDEQRLGKFGKLIRSLSLDELPQLFNVLKGDMSFIGPRPLLVEYLPIYNEMQKHRHDVRPGITGLAQVNGRNAISWEKKFEYDVYYAKNLSFMLDVKIALQTIEKVLKRSGVSKEGQATTEKFNGKN
- a CDS encoding acetyltransferase: MAKTKKIYIYGASGHGLVVADIARNNGYDEIVFLDDASEFKFSPELEKADIIIAIGENKTRQKISQRVESAGFEIVTLIHKSAVVSQSAVIEKGVVVMPNAVINAKACIKEGAIINSGAVIEHECVIGKFAHISPNTALAGNVSVGEFTHVGIGSSVIQGISIGGNCIIGAGSVVVRDIKDGVKVYGVPACERGKI